A window of the Gossypium arboreum isolate Shixiya-1 chromosome 2, ASM2569848v2, whole genome shotgun sequence genome harbors these coding sequences:
- the LOC108485322 gene encoding rop guanine nucleotide exchange factor 12-like — MVRAVEQEQESKKLTSMILDFKGSNDNKDEGENGLNSNVSIEEMVAAFQAREKQLLNEMDQMKEKFAKLLLGEDMSGGGTGVSSALALSNAITNLAASVFGEQSRLEPMSTERKARWRKEMAWLLSVTDHIVELVPSHQKNKDGSDMEIMVTKQRNDLLMNIPALRTLDRMLIDGLDTFKDQTEFYYLSKDASDSEKGNNKREDDKWWLPTVKVPADGLSEAARKNLQVQKECVTQVLKAAMAINAQLLSEMEIPESYIESLPKNGRASLGDSIYKSITDEFFDPDQFLSSMDLSSEHKILDLKNRIEASIVIWKRKMHQKDSKSWGSGVSMEKRELFEERVEIILHLIKHRFPGLPQSSLDISKIEYNKDVGQAVLESYSRILESLAHTVMSRIEDVIRADLLTQDPPESNPTKDDSRPNSVHGGDDSESTNAQTLSDLLTWTTDQNDNEDQTEPQLETPKENNDQKNLTKLNMLITKKISYLESLGGLRSPTSRH, encoded by the exons ATGGTTCGAGCTGTTGAACAAGAACAAGAAAGTAAAAAGTTGACGTCAATGATACTCGATTTCAAGGGTTCTAATGATAACAAAGACGAAGGTGAAAATGGCTTGAATTCAAATGTGTCCATTGAAGAAATGGTCGCTGCCTTCCAAGCCAGAGAAAAACAATTATTAAATG AGATGGACCAAATGAAGGAAAAGTTTGCTAAATTACTCTTGGGTGAGGACATGTCAGGTGGAGGGACTGGAGTTTCATCAGCTTTAGCACTCTCAAATGCCATTACAAACCTTGCTG CATCTGTTTTTGGTGAACAATCTCGCTTAGAGCCAATGTCAACTGAAAGGAAAGCAAGGTGGAGAAAAGAAATGGCCTGGCTATTGTCTGTAACTGATCACATTGTTGAACTTGTTCCTTCTCACCAAAAAAACAAGGATGGTTCTGACATGGAG ATAATGGTCACTAAGCAACGAAATGATCTTCTTATGAACATTCCAGCCCTGAGGACACTTGATAGAATGCTTATC GATGGTTTGGATACCTTCAAAGACCAAACCGAATTCTACTATTTGTCAAAAGATGCCTCAGACTCAGAAAAGGGAAATAACAAGAGAGAAGATGATAAATGGTGGCTGCCTACTGTTAAAGTTCCCGCGGATGGTCTATCAGAAGCTGCAAGGAAAAACCTTCAGGTTCAAAAGGAATGTGTCACTCAAGTTCTTAAAGCAGCAATGGCAATTAATGCTCAACTTCTATCTGAGATGGAGATCCCTGAAAGCTACATTGAATCTCTCCCTAAG AACGGGAGAGCTAGTCTTGGAGATTCAATCTATAAGAGTATCACAGACGAATTCTTTGATCCAGATCAATTTCTTTCTAGTATGGACCTATCATCAGAGCACAAGATTTTAGACCTCAAGAATAGAATTGAGGCATCTATAGTGATTTGGAAGAGGAAAATGCACCAAAAGGATTCGAAATCATGGGGCTCTGGtgttagtatggagaaaagagaACTGTTTGAGGAAAGAGTTGAGATCATTTTACACCTTATCAAACATAGGTTCCCAGGACTTCCTCAATCTTCACTAGACATCAGCAAAATTGAGTACAATAAG GATGTAGGGCAGGCTGTCCTAGAGAGCTATTCAAGAATACTGGAGAGTTTGGCACACACAGTTATGTCCAGAATCGAAGATGTCATCCGTGCTGATTTACTTACACAAGATCCACCGGAATCCAACCCCACAAAAGATGATAGCCGGCCTAACTCGGTGCATGGAGGAGATGATTCGGAGAGTACCAATGCGCAGACCCTCTCGGATTTACTTACTTGGACTACAGACCAAAATGACAATGAAGACCAAACGGAGCCACAACTAGAGACACCCAAAGAGAATAATGATCAAAAGAACTTGACAAAACTTAACATGTTAATTACCAAGAAGATTTCTTATCTTGAGAGCTTGGGTGGATTAAGAAGTCCAACATCACGCCACTAA